From the Euphorbia lathyris chromosome 6, ddEupLath1.1, whole genome shotgun sequence genome, one window contains:
- the LOC136232469 gene encoding glucan endo-1,3-beta-glucosidase 1 — protein sequence MAASNSSILFTTTTAIFLLLFSTELLNSIQAKDLDTEPFVGLNIGSDVSNFMSATALVSFLQLEKITHIRIYDADPEILRALAKTKIRVIISVPNNQILAIGSSNSTAASWIGRNVVAYLPETLITAIAVGDEVLTTVPSSAPLLMPAIESLYSALVAANLHSQIKISTPHAASIILDPFPPSQSYFNQTWSSSVMLPLLQFLSKTASPLMMNLYPYYVFMQNKGVVPLDNALFKPLTPSKEMVDPNTLLHYTNVLDAMIDAAYFSMKNLNVSDVVVLVTETGWPSKGDSKEAYATIDNADMYNSNLIKHVLDRTGTPFHPEVSSSVYLYELFNEDLRSPPVSEANWGLFYGNSTPVYLLHVYGSGTFLANDTTNQTYCIAIDDVDSKTLQSALDWACGPGRANCSEIQPGENCYQPNNVKNHASFAFDSYYQKEGKSPGSCDFKGVAIITTSDPSHGSCIFPGSRNISNKTRTTLNTTISSGAADRIISIDRGLNVILSVIISGFVTWYLGGKSR from the exons ATGGCAGCTTCTAATTCCAGTATCCTCTTCACCACCACCACCGCCATTTTTCTACTCCTCTTCTCCACTGAACTTCTCAATTCAATTCAAG CTAAAGACCTAGATACGGAACCTTTTGTGGGTTTGAATATAGGCTCCGATGTCTCCAATTTCATGTCAGCTACTGCGCTTGTTTCGTTTCTGCAACTTGAGAAAATTACCCACATTCGAATTTATGATGCTGACCCGGAAATCCTCAGAGCCTTGGCGAAAACGAAGATCCGCGTCATAATCAGTGTACCCAATAACCAGATTCTTGCAATTGGATCTTCTAATTCAACTGCAGCTTCATGGATTGGCCGGAATGTTGTTGCTTACTTGCCGGAGACTTTGATTACTGCCATTGCCGTCGGAGATGAGGTTTTAACTACTGTTCCTTCTTCAGCCCCTTTGCTTATGCCTGCTATTGAGTCACTTTATAGTGCTTTAGTTGCAGCAAATTTACATTCCCAAATCAAAATTTCAACTCCTCATGCTGCTTCAATCATACTTGATCCATTTCCACCTTCTCAATCTTACTTTAACCAGACATGGAGTAGTTCAGTAATGCTTCCTTTACTTCAATTTCTGTCGAAAACCGCGTCGCCATTGATGATGAATTTATATCCTTACTATGTGTTTATGCAGAACAAAGGGGTTGTTCCTTTAGATAATGCCTTGTTTAAGCCTTTAACACCTTCAAAAGAAATGGTTGATCCTAATACTTTATTGCATTACACTAATGTTCTTGATGCTATGATTGATGCTGCCTATTTTTCTATGAAGAACTTGAATGTTAGTGATGTTGTTGTGCTCGTTACTGAGACTGGCTGGCCTTCAAAAGGGGACTCGAAAGAGGCGTATGCTACAATTGATAATGCTGACATGTATAATTCTAATTTGATTAAGCATGTTCTTGATCGGACGGGAACCCCTTTTCATCCTGAAGTGAGTTCTAGTGTGTATTTGTATGAATTGTTCAATGAGGATTTGAGATCTCCGCCTGTTTCGGAGGCGAATTGGGGGTTGTTTTATGGGAATTCGACGCCGGTTTATTTGCTTCATGTTTATGGAAGTGGGACTTTTTTGGCTAATGATACAACAAATCAGACTTATTGTATTGCAATTGATGATGTTGATTCGAAGACGTTGCAATCTGCGTTGGATTGGGCGTGTGGTCCGGGACGGGCTAATTGTAGCGAGATTCAACCGGGGGAGAATTGTTATCAGCCTAATAATGTAAAGAACCATGCCTCTTTTGCTTTTGATAgctattatcagaaggaagggAAGTCTCCTGGTTCTTGTGATTTCAAAGGTGTTGCCATTATTACCACTTCTGATCCAA GTCATGGTAGCTGTATATTTCCTGGAAG TAGGAACATAAGCAATAAAACGAGGACAACATTGAATACAACAATATCAAGTGGTGCAGCAGATAGAATAATCTCAATTGATAGGGGTTTAAATGTAATTTTGTCTGTAATAATCTCTGGTTTTGTAACATGGTATTTAGGTGGGAAAAgtagatga